One part of the Methylobacterium terrae genome encodes these proteins:
- a CDS encoding oxidoreductase, whose product MSPRCSLVVNGKPVRVATGDTPLDAALPRTIAAGRDGVVQDSLLEARHPDALPRLRNTSRARPRLGDGAATRPGPAPSPLAVLRTAKRAGTLLSATPLSGAVIEVVVTVSRALEVAPGQAVEVAFAGLPARPYCPTQRIDGNTELNELVFHLRRDTGALGPALGEAVQPGHAVRIKGPAGGTPYRPGPGRLILVSAETGFAPIWAIARAARHLETGREMVVVAGAADADDLYMRPGLDWLRGTGVPQITLAASRERRGRADVRHGPVTAHLPTLRGSDIVHVAGPPDIVRAVERLCDSVGATCAALPFLPSRSRARSLVTPGDTGAQFGL is encoded by the coding sequence ATGAGCCCCCGCTGCTCGCTCGTCGTCAACGGCAAGCCCGTCCGTGTGGCGACCGGCGACACGCCCCTCGACGCCGCCCTGCCCCGGACCATCGCCGCCGGCCGCGACGGCGTGGTCCAGGATTCGCTCCTGGAGGCGCGCCACCCCGACGCCCTGCCGCGCCTGCGCAACACCAGCCGCGCCCGGCCCCGCCTCGGCGACGGCGCCGCCACCCGCCCGGGCCCGGCCCCCTCGCCTCTCGCGGTCCTGCGCACCGCCAAGCGCGCCGGCACGCTGCTCTCGGCCACCCCGCTCTCGGGCGCGGTGATCGAGGTGGTGGTCACGGTCTCGCGCGCCCTCGAGGTCGCCCCCGGCCAGGCGGTCGAGGTCGCCTTCGCGGGGCTGCCGGCGCGGCCCTACTGCCCGACCCAGCGCATCGACGGCAACACCGAGCTCAACGAGCTCGTGTTCCACCTGCGCCGCGACACCGGCGCCCTCGGCCCCGCCCTCGGCGAGGCCGTGCAACCCGGCCACGCAGTGCGGATCAAGGGACCGGCCGGCGGCACGCCCTACCGCCCCGGCCCCGGCCGCCTGATCCTCGTCTCGGCCGAGACCGGCTTCGCGCCGATCTGGGCCATCGCCCGGGCGGCGCGCCACCTCGAGACCGGCCGCGAGATGGTGGTGGTGGCGGGTGCGGCCGACGCCGACGACCTCTACATGCGCCCCGGCCTCGACTGGCTGCGCGGCACCGGCGTGCCGCAGATCACGCTGGCGGCGAGCCGCGAGCGCCGCGGCCGGGCCGACGTGCGCCACGGTCCGGTCACCGCCCACCTGCCGACCCTGCGGGGCAGCGACATCGTCCACGTCGCCGGCCCGCCGGACATCGTGCGCGCCGTCGAACGGCTCTGCGACAGCGTCGGCGCGACCTGCGCCGCCCTGCCCTTCCTGCCCTCCCGCAGCCGGGCCCGGAGTCTCGTCACGCCCGGGGATACGGGCGCGCAGTTCGGGTTGTGA